A stretch of Desulfitobacterium dichloroeliminans LMG P-21439 DNA encodes these proteins:
- a CDS encoding DUF499 domain-containing protein: MRTINEMLKPRENVFSDTAREDVLNLTDLAENRIDANKFFGENFQTQGMTVLFDTAFARFKGESDTGVIKLTQAMGGGKTHSMLALALLAQNAELREKLLGPTYAGIGEIRVVSFSGRENADFGIWGSIAEQLGKKEFFKDYYSPLKAPGEKSWVELLKGQKTLILLDELPPYLENAKSIMVGNSDLSKVTMTALSNLFTALGKEQLANVCLVFSDLKAAYESGSELLQSSFRELEAEANRIAIEVTPVALNSDEIYHILQKRLFEDVSGFEYSLNINDVAIAYKTSVEKSKKLGFTNYTPEAVFKGIKDSYPFHPSIKDLYARFKENQNFQQTRGLIKLMRQIVRQFYESDMAKENYLINVFDFDLNEQKMLSHIRQIKPSLEEAINHDIAQDGKSIAEVIDIEKAENKGVTQDIAKLLLVSSLSTANHGLLGLTESEIFGYLSAPNTDINEIKSSLEELKTLCWYMKQDNRGRLYFQNTKNMVAEMNTLVDSYTNENAKKELKRILEQNFSPKLKVCYEMLYVLPAIDEIDLDQNKISLVIYEPYPGSELHPELKKFHDNISLKNRVMFLSGQRNMMEKLYGNSKKLKAIQQIVDNMANEGVPASDQQYKEAEAQLDKAIQALFSTIRETFVALYYPTKNGIELAEFKLEFKENKFNGEEQIISCLTDSSKYEAFSKDDQFLENLRKKCEARLFTIKELPFSQIKERAATTVAWQWYHPDQLESLRLDCIKKDKWREINGYLVKGPFEKDPTSVVVEQTSYDETTQEFTLKIRGIGGRVYYDIGSDPTSASKEVMDQVLVTAEPAIRFVCIDPTGERKTGDVVEFTGSVPIKYGQRNTPNGDVMTLVTNPKYVVKYTTDGSEPKENGGIYNEEFVLPQDSKYVRVAVYYKDRLLEEKSIYVTKGGGAKPAKTIDKSKALAYRYHNKKQMGDTEASYKELALLSKLDGVLIKGATAEIYNKTNTDNYIEFNASVPYWAGDLQSLIDLVRDTSFKETEVIVDFGYKELMFLTGELFTQWLDMNKFDLNNLIKSGEIIQ, translated from the coding sequence ATGCGTACAATCAATGAAATGCTTAAACCAAGAGAAAATGTATTCTCTGATACTGCTAGAGAGGATGTGCTGAACCTCACCGATCTTGCAGAAAACAGAATAGATGCAAATAAATTCTTCGGAGAAAACTTCCAAACGCAAGGAATGACAGTATTATTTGATACTGCATTTGCTCGCTTTAAAGGCGAATCTGACACCGGCGTCATTAAGCTTACACAGGCTATGGGTGGCGGTAAAACACATAGTATGTTAGCTTTGGCTTTGCTAGCTCAGAATGCTGAGTTGAGAGAGAAGCTTCTCGGTCCTACATATGCGGGAATTGGTGAAATCAGAGTAGTTTCATTCTCCGGCAGAGAGAATGCTGACTTTGGTATTTGGGGTAGCATAGCTGAACAACTCGGCAAGAAAGAGTTCTTCAAGGACTATTATTCCCCTCTTAAGGCACCGGGTGAAAAATCATGGGTTGAGCTGCTCAAGGGTCAAAAAACTCTCATCTTGCTGGATGAGCTTCCCCCGTATTTGGAAAATGCAAAGTCGATTATGGTAGGAAATTCGGACCTTAGCAAGGTCACAATGACTGCATTATCAAATCTTTTCACTGCACTAGGTAAAGAACAACTCGCGAATGTATGTCTGGTCTTCTCTGATCTAAAGGCGGCCTATGAGTCAGGCAGCGAATTATTGCAGTCGAGTTTCCGTGAACTTGAAGCTGAAGCGAACCGAATAGCAATCGAAGTAACGCCTGTTGCACTCAACAGCGATGAGATCTACCACATTTTACAAAAACGTCTATTTGAAGATGTCAGTGGTTTTGAATACTCATTGAATATCAATGATGTTGCCATTGCGTATAAAACAAGCGTCGAAAAAAGCAAGAAACTCGGCTTCACAAACTACACTCCAGAAGCTGTTTTTAAAGGCATCAAGGACTCCTACCCATTCCATCCATCCATTAAAGATCTATATGCCCGTTTCAAGGAAAACCAAAATTTCCAACAAACACGCGGCCTGATTAAATTGATGCGTCAGATTGTCCGCCAATTCTATGAAAGTGACATGGCAAAAGAAAACTATTTGATTAACGTTTTTGACTTCGATCTTAACGAGCAAAAAATGCTGAGTCATATTCGCCAGATCAAGCCCTCTCTAGAAGAAGCAATCAACCATGATATTGCACAGGATGGCAAGTCCATTGCAGAAGTGATCGATATAGAAAAGGCTGAGAACAAAGGTGTTACACAGGATATTGCAAAGCTCCTCCTCGTGTCTTCCTTATCCACTGCGAATCATGGACTACTTGGACTCACCGAATCGGAAATATTCGGTTATTTGAGTGCGCCCAATACAGATATTAACGAGATCAAGTCCAGTCTGGAAGAATTGAAGACTCTTTGCTGGTATATGAAACAAGACAATCGTGGCAGGCTGTATTTCCAAAATACAAAGAATATGGTTGCCGAGATGAATACCCTTGTTGACAGTTACACAAATGAGAACGCTAAAAAGGAACTTAAGCGAATACTGGAACAGAACTTCAGTCCCAAGCTGAAAGTCTGCTATGAAATGCTGTATGTGCTCCCTGCAATCGATGAAATTGATCTTGATCAGAATAAGATTTCTCTGGTCATATATGAGCCATATCCCGGTAGTGAGCTGCATCCTGAGCTGAAGAAGTTCCATGACAACATTTCGCTCAAGAACAGAGTTATGTTCCTTTCCGGACAGCGAAATATGATGGAAAAACTCTATGGGAATTCAAAAAAGCTTAAGGCGATTCAGCAAATCGTTGACAACATGGCAAACGAAGGCGTTCCCGCATCGGATCAACAATACAAAGAAGCTGAAGCTCAGCTTGATAAGGCTATTCAAGCTTTATTCTCAACTATCAGGGAGACGTTTGTTGCGCTGTATTATCCAACCAAAAACGGAATAGAGCTTGCAGAATTCAAACTTGAATTCAAAGAAAATAAGTTTAACGGTGAAGAACAGATTATAAGCTGCTTGACAGATAGTTCTAAATACGAGGCATTCTCAAAAGATGACCAGTTCTTGGAGAACCTCCGCAAGAAATGCGAAGCGCGTCTGTTTACCATAAAAGAACTGCCCTTCTCTCAAATAAAAGAGAGAGCTGCAACGACAGTAGCATGGCAATGGTATCATCCGGATCAGCTTGAAAGCCTGAGACTGGATTGTATCAAAAAAGATAAGTGGAGAGAAATTAATGGTTATCTGGTAAAGGGGCCGTTTGAGAAGGACCCGACTTCTGTTGTTGTAGAGCAGACATCATATGATGAGACGACCCAAGAATTCACCTTGAAAATCCGGGGCATCGGCGGTAGGGTCTATTACGACATCGGCAGTGATCCTACTTCCGCATCCAAAGAAGTAATGGACCAGGTTTTGGTGACCGCAGAACCAGCTATTCGTTTCGTCTGTATTGATCCAACAGGAGAAAGAAAAACCGGTGATGTCGTTGAGTTCACTGGTAGTGTTCCAATCAAATACGGGCAAAGAAATACACCGAATGGTGATGTAATGACGCTGGTCACCAATCCAAAGTATGTAGTCAAATATACAACTGACGGTAGCGAACCTAAAGAGAATGGCGGCATCTATAATGAGGAATTTGTGCTTCCACAAGACAGCAAATACGTGAGAGTAGCGGTTTATTACAAGGATAGATTGCTTGAGGAAAAGAGTATCTACGTCACAAAAGGCGGCGGTGCTAAACCAGCTAAAACGATTGATAAGAGCAAGGCTCTTGCCTACCGCTATCACAATAAAAAACAAATGGGAGATACCGAAGCGAGTTATAAGGAACTGGCTCTTCTCTCGAAACTTGATGGAGTCCTTATCAAAGGGGCTACAGCAGAGATTTATAATAAAACAAATACAGATAACTATATCGAGTTCAATGCAAGTGTTCCATATTGGGCAGGAGATCTTCAATCGCTGATAGATCTTGTTCGAGATACCAGCTTTAAGGAAACCGAGGTTATTGTTGACTTTGGTTATAAAGAGTTGATGTTCTTGACTGGCGAGTTATTCACGCAATGGCTTGATATGAACAAATTTGATTTGAACAATCTTATAAAGAGTGGGGAAATCATACAATGA
- a CDS encoding DUF3780 domain-containing protein: MSNTYYGFGYDPKESENHFYVVVPKEATAEVEIYERFHWDVDEQKITSKDILKLRMSRYKWSKLSNDVAAEFNARLKSDKKPTSRFIVGETPVEKLFGKELMVLLWGVENNDPAGIPTAIRNWKGLQPEERWWLYTMTNASTGKINDKRGWRMALRYALCENPVDESNQISLFTDLMGGE; this comes from the coding sequence ATGAGCAACACTTATTATGGATTTGGCTATGATCCAAAGGAAAGCGAAAATCACTTCTATGTGGTTGTTCCCAAAGAGGCAACTGCAGAAGTTGAGATTTACGAGCGTTTTCATTGGGACGTAGACGAACAAAAAATTACAAGTAAGGACATCCTGAAACTCAGGATGTCACGATACAAATGGTCAAAGCTTTCAAATGACGTTGCAGCTGAGTTCAACGCAAGGTTGAAATCGGACAAAAAGCCAACTAGCAGATTTATTGTTGGAGAAACACCTGTCGAAAAGTTGTTTGGGAAAGAATTAATGGTCTTGCTTTGGGGTGTTGAAAACAACGATCCAGCTGGAATCCCAACTGCCATTCGCAATTGGAAGGGACTTCAGCCGGAAGAACGCTGGTGGCTATACACCATGACAAATGCAAGTACTGGAAAGATTAATGATAAACGCGGGTGGCGCATGGCGTTGAGATATGCGCTATGCGAAAATCCAGTAGATGAATCAAATCAGATCTCATTATTTACTGATTTGATGGGAGGAGAATAA
- a CDS encoding anti-phage-associated DUF1156 domain-containing protein, which produces MDNQMSFIEKQFPVSKISKESYKERKSSQGQTITGLGKWWGRKPLILVRAAILGCLMPSSDNPKADMDIFLKILSMDNEGLLDRKQKTLSAKALFEIAQNNKHFRQYLNDWFELDGARVKIRDGQDKNDIETRLFKTLGYDEKIKHCIRPEQHVALRKDSWNAINHYLGTNAKSLNELIEQLSIKRYGRRIAVGDCFCGGGSIPFEAARMGFDTYASDLNPIAGLLTWASINISGADKKELKEIEDFQNRVYKIVNEEICELGIEHNERGDRALSYLYCVETTCPECGIVVPLLPSLVVGIRAGKVVAKLVPDGNRYNITIHPDANAMEMKEASNGTVTPKGLVCPNCEKMTPISVLRKDRNDENGNSIYGLRQWGKNEFEPRNTDVYRERLYAIRYETTDGNRYYRAPNERDLDNEEKVRKIVAGNMIFWQEKGLVPSMAIESGMETERLFKERGWTHWNHLFSARQLLLLSLFERQVMNETSVLLKAVGILGINKIADFGSKLCRWNPNCDKTEQTFYNQAFNTMMNYGVRSLSMLSTLWFRISEQYPINKQGTVTLNDARSVTSTCHLWITDPPYADAVNYHELSEFFLAWDKKLLIEAFPEWYTDSKRILAVRGDDHFSHTMIEIYSNLADHMPDDGMQVVMFTHSDPAVWAQLALIMWKSGLRVTAAWNIATETDASGLKDGNYVKGTVLLVLRKQTGDDMAFLDEINSDIRAEVRNQISSMLELENKEEPNFSDPDFVLAAYAASLKVLTSYKTIEDLDLDYELNMAINNPTQSSIVKIIEAAKKIAYDCVIPLDFESYLWKDLSNAEKFYIKGLESEKHGNYQNSTYEEFARGFNTVGYSQMMASQKANMARLKTPVEMAGRTISDVPDFENSLLRTVFMGIYTGIKEDENPSRALGYIKNELPDYWDKRDMIKQLLSFIKDGKDIDNMSPHWEQSATMADLLHSLVTNDSI; this is translated from the coding sequence TTGGACAATCAGATGTCTTTTATAGAAAAGCAGTTTCCTGTAAGCAAAATTAGTAAAGAGAGCTATAAAGAAAGAAAGTCATCTCAAGGTCAAACAATCACAGGGCTTGGTAAATGGTGGGGTCGGAAACCACTAATTCTAGTTCGTGCCGCTATTTTGGGATGTCTTATGCCTTCCAGTGATAATCCAAAGGCAGATATGGATATTTTCTTGAAAATATTGTCTATGGATAATGAAGGACTTCTTGATAGAAAACAAAAAACGTTATCTGCTAAAGCTCTCTTTGAAATAGCTCAGAATAATAAGCATTTCAGACAGTATTTGAACGACTGGTTTGAATTGGATGGGGCTCGTGTGAAAATCCGAGATGGACAAGATAAGAACGACATTGAGACTCGTTTATTTAAAACACTAGGCTATGATGAAAAGATAAAACATTGTATAAGACCAGAACAACATGTTGCTCTACGAAAAGATAGTTGGAATGCAATAAACCATTATCTTGGGACTAACGCAAAATCATTGAATGAACTTATTGAGCAGCTCTCAATAAAGCGGTATGGAAGAAGGATTGCTGTAGGTGATTGCTTTTGTGGAGGAGGCTCAATTCCATTTGAGGCTGCACGTATGGGCTTTGATACTTATGCATCCGACTTAAATCCAATTGCCGGACTTCTTACCTGGGCAAGCATTAATATCTCCGGTGCAGATAAAAAAGAATTGAAGGAAATTGAGGACTTCCAGAATAGAGTTTATAAGATCGTCAATGAAGAGATTTGTGAACTTGGCATTGAGCATAATGAGAGAGGAGATAGAGCGCTTTCATATCTTTATTGCGTAGAAACAACTTGTCCAGAGTGCGGAATAGTAGTCCCTTTATTGCCTTCATTAGTAGTTGGAATCCGCGCTGGAAAAGTTGTTGCTAAGCTTGTTCCTGATGGAAACCGGTACAACATCACAATACACCCGGATGCAAATGCAATGGAAATGAAAGAAGCATCAAATGGTACAGTCACTCCAAAGGGATTAGTATGTCCAAACTGTGAGAAGATGACACCAATTTCTGTTCTTCGTAAAGACCGAAATGACGAGAATGGGAATTCAATTTATGGACTACGACAGTGGGGAAAAAATGAATTCGAGCCACGAAATACAGATGTTTACCGTGAACGACTGTATGCAATCCGTTATGAAACTACAGACGGAAATAGATATTATCGTGCACCAAATGAGCGAGATTTAGACAATGAGGAAAAGGTAAGAAAAATTGTTGCAGGTAATATGATTTTCTGGCAGGAAAAGGGCTTGGTGCCGAGTATGGCTATCGAAAGTGGTATGGAAACGGAACGACTATTTAAGGAACGGGGCTGGACTCATTGGAATCATTTGTTTAGTGCAAGACAACTTCTGTTACTCAGCTTATTTGAAAGACAAGTGATGAATGAGACATCTGTTTTACTTAAAGCCGTCGGAATACTAGGTATAAATAAAATTGCTGATTTTGGCTCAAAATTATGTCGGTGGAATCCTAATTGCGATAAAACTGAACAAACCTTTTATAATCAGGCATTTAATACAATGATGAATTATGGTGTTCGCAGCTTAAGTATGTTGAGCACATTATGGTTTAGGATTTCTGAACAGTACCCTATTAATAAACAGGGAACAGTAACCCTAAATGATGCTCGATCTGTCACTTCAACATGTCATCTTTGGATAACAGATCCGCCATATGCTGATGCAGTAAATTACCATGAATTATCGGAATTTTTTCTTGCTTGGGATAAAAAATTATTAATAGAGGCCTTCCCTGAGTGGTATACGGATTCTAAGCGAATTCTTGCTGTACGAGGTGATGATCATTTCTCCCATACAATGATAGAAATATATTCAAATTTGGCTGACCACATGCCCGACGATGGCATGCAGGTGGTCATGTTCACACATAGTGATCCTGCTGTGTGGGCTCAACTTGCTTTGATAATGTGGAAGTCAGGGCTCAGGGTTACTGCGGCTTGGAATATTGCAACTGAAACTGATGCCTCAGGTCTCAAAGACGGCAATTATGTTAAAGGAACTGTGCTGCTTGTATTGCGTAAGCAAACCGGAGATGACATGGCCTTCTTAGATGAAATCAACTCTGACATCCGAGCTGAAGTGAGAAACCAAATCTCAAGCATGTTGGAACTTGAAAACAAAGAAGAACCTAATTTCTCAGACCCTGACTTTGTACTTGCAGCTTACGCGGCCTCTTTAAAGGTGTTGACATCATATAAAACAATTGAAGATCTTGATTTGGATTACGAATTGAATATGGCGATTAATAATCCCACCCAGAGTAGCATTGTAAAAATAATTGAAGCCGCTAAAAAAATTGCCTATGACTGTGTCATTCCTTTGGATTTCGAAAGTTATCTGTGGAAAGACCTATCAAATGCTGAGAAATTTTATATTAAAGGACTTGAAAGTGAAAAACACGGAAATTACCAAAACAGCACTTATGAGGAATTTGCACGAGGCTTCAATACTGTTGGTTATAGCCAAATGATGGCTAGCCAAAAGGCTAATATGGCGCGTCTTAAGACTCCCGTTGAAATGGCTGGTAGGACAATTAGTGATGTACCAGATTTTGAAAACTCTCTACTCCGCACAGTATTTATGGGGATCTACACAGGGATCAAAGAAGACGAAAATCCGTCAAGAGCACTCGGCTATATAAAAAATGAATTACCGGATTATTGGGATAAACGCGACATGATCAAACAGCTGCTTAGCTTCATCAAAGATGGCAAGGACATTGATAATATGTCTCCGCACTGGGAACAAAGCGCAACAATGGCTGATTTGTTGCATTCACTTGTTACCAACGACAGCATTTAA
- a CDS encoding phospholipase D-like domain-containing anti-phage protein, protein MNRYSSRRHKLDQQFLKEKLKNAVSYDRIAGYFCSSILEVAGESIENVEGKVRVICNSGLLPEDIAVANYAQKMKQEWCEFSPEEKYTSPESSSRLSTLYHLLSNGKLEIRVIPDQVFGLMHGKAGVITYKDGSKTSFLGSINETKSAYTLNYEMLWEDDSEESVRWVQDEFDFFWNSQYAVNLADFIVNDLNRISKRIVIGLKDWRDNSDEVVPSAAVEEPVYRKEFGLWEHQKYFVELAFREHKKDGGARYLLADQVGLGKTLQLAMSAKLMALYGDKPVLIIVPKTLVWQWQDEMKTLLDMPSAVWTGSGWQDENGYFYQADSVRSILKCPRRVGIISQGLVSRRTEAADLLAQKDFECVILDEAHRARRRNPTKDPNKHKSDPNYLLQFLNTITFKTKSLLLATATPVQINPIEAFDLINALSLPTFKVMGDMYSEWHKKPQLMLDMVCGKEPYPESEITMWDIIRNPLPTKTSSAQDRVNRIRDRLDISDKTYVLPADYFASLSGSKKDSIRTLYTTDEFIANYNPYIRHIVRRTRDFLENTINPASGETYLKKILVELYGEGDDGAIPLEGYLRQAYSKAQEFCSLLSSRVKAGGFMSTLILKRIGSTIIAGDNTAKKMLAWTEAGKEILQDEFDVIFEEDDDFEESVSEVKNLTDAETECLRELVKMLSLNHDNDPKYIKVLDILSNGIDETDKPWKDSGCIIFSQYYDSAYFVAEKLSKDLSDDVIGLYAGGDKSGYFLNGTFHKDSKDSIKAKVKNHEIKILVGTDAASEGLNLQTLSTLINLDLPWNPTRLEQRKGRIQRIGQVAPKVKIFNMRYKDSVEDKVHTVLSARLKSIKDMFGQIPDTLEDVWIDVALNNIEEAKERIDRVPDQNPFTIKYETKIPATEDWEASTFVLDHDEKLKQLLIGW, encoded by the coding sequence ATGAATCGCTATTCTTCAAGGAGACATAAATTAGATCAGCAATTTTTGAAAGAAAAACTGAAAAATGCAGTATCTTACGACAGAATTGCCGGATATTTTTGCTCCTCCATTCTTGAAGTTGCTGGAGAAAGCATTGAAAACGTAGAAGGCAAAGTCCGGGTTATTTGTAATTCCGGACTTCTGCCCGAAGATATTGCAGTTGCTAATTATGCTCAAAAAATGAAACAGGAATGGTGTGAATTTTCTCCAGAAGAGAAATACACATCTCCTGAAAGCAGCAGTCGTCTTTCTACTCTTTACCACCTACTAAGCAACGGGAAGCTTGAAATTCGAGTGATTCCTGATCAAGTATTTGGCCTCATGCACGGAAAGGCCGGGGTGATCACGTATAAAGATGGCTCTAAAACCTCCTTTCTCGGGAGCATCAATGAAACAAAAAGTGCCTACACATTAAATTATGAGATGCTGTGGGAAGATGATTCAGAGGAATCCGTCCGATGGGTTCAAGATGAATTTGATTTTTTCTGGAATAGTCAATACGCTGTGAACCTAGCGGATTTTATCGTTAATGATCTCAACAGAATTTCAAAGCGTATCGTCATCGGTCTTAAAGACTGGAGAGATAATTCCGATGAAGTGGTCCCCTCAGCTGCAGTTGAAGAACCGGTATATCGAAAAGAATTCGGTCTTTGGGAACACCAAAAGTATTTTGTCGAGCTTGCTTTCAGAGAACACAAAAAGGATGGCGGCGCTCGTTACCTTCTAGCAGACCAAGTCGGGCTGGGAAAGACTCTGCAGCTTGCCATGTCAGCAAAATTAATGGCTCTCTATGGTGATAAGCCAGTTTTGATAATTGTTCCTAAAACACTTGTATGGCAGTGGCAAGACGAAATGAAGACGCTCTTGGATATGCCCAGTGCTGTTTGGACCGGTTCAGGCTGGCAAGATGAAAACGGCTATTTCTATCAAGCTGACAGTGTGAGATCCATTCTAAAATGCCCGAGACGAGTAGGTATTATCTCGCAAGGACTTGTGTCAAGAAGAACAGAGGCCGCAGATTTGCTTGCTCAGAAAGATTTTGAATGTGTCATTCTTGACGAGGCACACAGAGCTCGCCGTCGAAATCCAACCAAAGATCCTAACAAGCATAAGTCAGATCCAAACTACTTATTGCAATTTCTTAATACGATTACTTTTAAAACCAAGAGTTTGCTCTTAGCGACTGCTACTCCAGTGCAAATCAATCCAATTGAAGCCTTTGATCTTATAAATGCTTTAAGTCTCCCGACATTCAAGGTTATGGGTGATATGTATAGCGAATGGCACAAGAAACCTCAGTTGATGCTTGATATGGTTTGCGGGAAAGAGCCTTATCCGGAGAGCGAAATTACAATGTGGGATATCATTCGAAATCCCCTACCCACAAAAACTTCATCAGCTCAAGATAGAGTAAATCGCATTCGAGACAGGCTTGATATTTCCGATAAAACCTATGTCTTGCCTGCTGATTATTTCGCTTCACTTTCGGGCTCAAAAAAAGATAGCATCCGGACTTTATATACCACAGACGAATTTATAGCAAATTACAATCCATATATTCGCCATATCGTGAGACGAACAAGGGATTTTCTTGAGAACACAATCAATCCTGCCAGCGGAGAGACTTATCTTAAAAAAATATTGGTCGAACTATATGGCGAGGGCGACGATGGTGCAATCCCCCTAGAAGGATATTTGAGGCAAGCCTACTCAAAGGCACAGGAATTTTGCTCCTTACTTTCATCCCGCGTTAAGGCGGGTGGTTTTATGTCGACACTGATATTGAAACGTATTGGAAGCACGATTATCGCCGGTGATAATACAGCGAAGAAAATGCTCGCATGGACAGAAGCTGGGAAAGAAATATTGCAAGATGAATTTGATGTAATTTTTGAGGAAGACGATGATTTTGAAGAAAGTGTTAGCGAGGTAAAGAATCTTACGGATGCGGAAACCGAATGTCTTCGCGAACTCGTAAAAATGCTGTCTCTTAACCATGATAATGATCCTAAGTATATCAAAGTCCTCGATATTTTAAGCAATGGCATTGATGAAACTGATAAGCCTTGGAAGGATAGCGGCTGCATCATATTCTCGCAATACTATGATAGCGCTTACTTTGTAGCTGAAAAGCTATCAAAAGATTTATCCGATGACGTGATAGGTCTTTATGCCGGCGGAGATAAATCTGGCTATTTTTTAAACGGTACTTTTCACAAAGACTCAAAGGATAGCATCAAGGCCAAGGTAAAAAACCATGAAATAAAGATCCTCGTCGGGACTGATGCAGCGAGCGAAGGACTTAACCTTCAGACACTCAGTACACTGATTAACCTTGACTTACCTTGGAATCCGACAAGGCTAGAGCAAAGAAAAGGCCGAATCCAACGTATTGGCCAAGTTGCTCCCAAAGTAAAAATTTTCAACATGAGATATAAAGATTCTGTTGAGGATAAGGTCCACACTGTATTATCGGCCAGACTAAAAAGCATCAAGGATATGTTCGGGCAAATCCCAGACACCTTAGAAGATGTGTGGATCGACGTTGCTTTGAATAACATCGAAGAGGCAAAAGAGCGCATCGATAGAGTTCCGGACCAAAATCCATTTACTATTAAGTACGAGACCAAAATACCTGCAACGGAAGATTGGGAAGCAAGTACATTTGTCCTGGATCACGATGAAAAGTTGAAGCAGTTGTTGATTGGATGGTAG
- a CDS encoding DUF2513 domain-containing protein — MKRDMDLVRLILLEIENKYRSTAIYDLVIEGYDTETVAYHCKILYEAGLISNYKAQYADNEIYGFGVGSLTWDGNDFLEKIRDDSQWKKVKDTITQKGLPMVIETIKSVANAFISAAVEGITNSILKG, encoded by the coding sequence ATGAAGCGAGATATGGACCTTGTTCGCCTGATATTGCTGGAGATTGAAAATAAATATCGATCAACAGCCATCTACGATTTGGTTATTGAGGGATATGATACTGAGACGGTTGCTTATCACTGCAAAATATTATACGAAGCAGGATTGATTTCAAATTATAAAGCCCAATATGCTGACAACGAAATCTATGGATTTGGTGTCGGTTCCCTAACTTGGGATGGAAATGACTTCCTAGAAAAAATTCGGGACGATTCTCAGTGGAAGAAAGTCAAGGATACAATTACCCAAAAAGGGTTGCCAATGGTCATAGAAACGATTAAATCGGTTGCAAATGCCTTTATTTCTGCAGCTGTTGAAGGGATAACAAATTCTATACTAAAGGGGTAA